Proteins found in one Paenibacillus sp. FSL R10-2782 genomic segment:
- a CDS encoding sensor histidine kinase, which produces MIITLRNLCKRIRALDNWRLKTKLYVLFVFCVLIPVIATNLLFYQSIKGSIEQKEYTNSNQSLQRIKFNLRNNIDNSLYVSNFLYTDEILNRFMDSVYHNEEDYYQAYYNMLSNNNIFRYYYSYQNVNQITFYVDNETIVNGGNFIKLDDTIRKTEWYQALTNTKDHIMIYSYFDKQQAQMSQSQGGRKVSIIRKFDYFGDNQVEKILKVDLDYNFINKSLRNESMDGKMYVVANDKVIFSNDQKINNNQKSFYSIANCDIFPVQRTEVISMVSEDWKIIVSMERLNILSEVLNSKVNFVIMIVLNLLLPTMLIWMISRSLITRVEMISKHLDKVKQEKFEVIVCPEGKDEIGNLIRSYNMMVTKIKDLILIVYKDQVEKQALELSKKQAELKALQSQVNPHFMFNTLETIRMRSLIKNEIETSEIIKKLSLLLRKTINWGDDLISIREEIKFVESYLNIQQYRFGDKLQYEIQVLDEQLLDLQIPKLTILTFVENACIHGIESTSQDGSVTVKFDVMNKHLYMTIQDTGAGMDERKLEYIRNIMRNPSIDRMSELDSIGMLNAYIRLRIYFDERVNIRISSEMGKGTVIEIRVPL; this is translated from the coding sequence ATGATTATTACGCTAAGAAATCTTTGTAAGCGGATACGCGCCTTGGATAATTGGAGACTGAAGACTAAGCTATACGTTTTATTTGTTTTTTGTGTATTAATCCCTGTGATTGCAACGAATTTATTATTTTATCAGAGTATTAAAGGGAGTATAGAGCAGAAGGAATATACCAACTCTAATCAATCTCTGCAAAGGATAAAATTTAATTTACGCAATAACATTGATAACAGCTTATATGTGTCAAACTTTCTTTATACGGATGAAATTTTGAACCGATTCATGGATTCTGTGTATCACAATGAAGAGGATTATTATCAGGCATACTATAATATGCTGAGTAATAACAACATATTTCGATATTATTACAGTTATCAAAATGTGAATCAAATCACCTTTTACGTGGATAATGAAACGATTGTCAATGGGGGAAACTTTATAAAACTGGATGATACCATCCGTAAGACCGAATGGTACCAAGCGCTAACCAATACAAAAGATCATATTATGATTTATTCTTATTTTGACAAGCAGCAGGCTCAGATGTCACAAAGTCAAGGCGGACGCAAGGTAAGCATTATTCGAAAATTTGATTATTTTGGGGACAATCAAGTTGAAAAAATCCTTAAGGTCGATTTGGATTATAATTTTATCAATAAGTCCTTAAGAAATGAGAGCATGGATGGAAAGATGTATGTCGTAGCGAATGATAAGGTCATTTTCTCTAATGATCAGAAAATAAATAACAATCAAAAATCTTTTTACAGCATTGCCAATTGTGACATTTTTCCGGTTCAAAGGACTGAAGTGATCTCGATGGTATCCGAAGATTGGAAAATTATTGTAAGTATGGAGAGATTGAATATTTTATCCGAGGTACTGAATTCCAAAGTGAATTTTGTGATAATGATTGTTTTAAATTTATTGTTGCCGACGATGCTTATTTGGATGATCTCTCGCTCTCTCATTACTCGGGTAGAAATGATATCTAAGCATTTGGATAAAGTGAAGCAAGAGAAATTTGAAGTGATTGTCTGCCCTGAGGGGAAGGATGAAATCGGTAATTTGATCCGGAGCTACAATATGATGGTGACCAAGATCAAAGACTTGATCCTAATTGTATATAAAGATCAAGTGGAAAAACAAGCTCTGGAGCTCTCCAAGAAACAGGCTGAACTTAAAGCCCTCCAAAGTCAGGTTAATCCGCATTTTATGTTCAATACACTGGAAACCATCCGAATGCGGAGTTTGATCAAAAATGAAATCGAAACCTCCGAAATCATTAAGAAGCTTTCCTTACTATTAAGAAAAACAATTAATTGGGGAGATGATCTGATCTCTATCCGTGAAGAAATTAAATTTGTTGAGAGTTATTTAAACATTCAACAATATCGCTTTGGAGACAAGCTGCAGTATGAGATTCAGGTACTGGATGAGCAATTATTGGATTTGCAAATTCCGAAGTTAACGATATTAACCTTTGTTGAGAATGCTTGTATTCATGGCATTGAGAGTACCTCGCAAGACGGCAGCGTGACTGTCAAATTTGATGTTATGAATAAACATCTCTACATGACGATTCAAGACACAGGTGCGGGAATGGATGAACGAAAGCTAGAATATATTAGAAATATAATGCGCAATCCAAGCATTGATCGAATGAGTGAGCTTGATAGCATAGGTATGTTAAATGCATATATTCGGCTGCGCATATATTTTGATGAACGAGTGAATATTCGAATTTCTAGTGAAATGGGCAAGGGAACAGTAATAGAAATCAGAGTGCCTCTTTAA
- a CDS encoding response regulator yields the protein MIKVLIVDDEPFIRQGLQLLIDWESYGFEICGQASNGLQALQIIKTLRPNLVIADIKMPEMNGIELAESVFEQYGDEIKIIILSGFYDFEYAKKAIKYHVNDYILKPIVQTDLIQVLAEFKTKHEQLKEKRQNQVKNNKIILDQHMQAILWGMFEKETIDYVLPFYQKSGKFRYVLIEMDKLKGSLFELYPWARSMVGEHFEIQIMKQCTGEKNAICIIVTDELLQADHSTLDEYINQLFSDLSQREGVAFSIYIGKEVRSLSALHESYQSCRKMKSMLFFTNNRPIYYYEKMDMEIFNIQRSNLEKNVFDNLIKSIEDQRIEVLQTHVEAIFKYFKDERIDPNIIRLNLNYLSYYLLELITSLKGSMDLDLIKSEFLKGNYTTLSMEKNIQNLYAFSLKCVEKLKEQHRLNSMGVLAKIEAYILEHYKENISLKSLGEQFYINSAYLGQIFKKHYNLSFNDYLNQLRIRKAAKLLRRTDKKVYEIAVAVGYRDSDYFISRFEKMMGETPLQYRKKTMPVVSLTHVEKT from the coding sequence ATGATCAAAGTGTTGATTGTAGATGATGAACCGTTTATTCGACAAGGATTGCAATTATTGATTGACTGGGAGTCATACGGCTTTGAGATCTGCGGTCAAGCCTCAAATGGCTTGCAAGCGCTTCAAATCATCAAAACACTGCGCCCCAATCTTGTCATCGCTGACATTAAGATGCCGGAAATGAACGGAATCGAACTTGCCGAATCTGTATTCGAACAATATGGTGATGAAATTAAAATTATTATTTTAAGCGGGTTCTATGACTTTGAGTATGCTAAGAAAGCGATTAAGTATCATGTAAATGACTATATCCTCAAGCCAATTGTTCAAACAGATCTTATCCAAGTGTTAGCGGAATTCAAAACGAAACATGAACAACTGAAGGAAAAGAGACAGAACCAAGTGAAGAATAATAAAATCATCCTGGATCAGCATATGCAGGCGATTTTGTGGGGGATGTTTGAAAAGGAAACGATTGATTATGTACTGCCTTTTTATCAGAAGTCCGGTAAATTTCGTTATGTGCTGATTGAGATGGATAAATTGAAAGGTTCATTATTTGAATTGTATCCTTGGGCGCGCAGCATGGTAGGCGAGCATTTTGAAATACAAATCATGAAGCAGTGTACAGGGGAGAAGAATGCCATTTGTATCATCGTTACTGATGAATTGCTTCAAGCCGATCATTCCACATTAGATGAATATATCAATCAATTATTTTCTGATTTAAGTCAACGTGAGGGAGTAGCCTTTTCAATCTATATTGGCAAGGAAGTTAGAAGCCTGTCGGCACTTCATGAATCGTATCAATCCTGTAGAAAGATGAAAAGCATGCTTTTTTTCACTAATAATAGACCGATTTATTATTATGAGAAAATGGACATGGAGATATTTAACATTCAGCGCAGTAATCTTGAAAAAAACGTATTCGATAATTTGATCAAGTCAATTGAAGACCAGCGTATAGAGGTGCTTCAAACACATGTTGAAGCGATTTTTAAATATTTTAAAGACGAGCGCATAGATCCTAATATTATAAGGCTAAATTTGAATTATTTATCATATTATTTATTGGAATTAATAACGAGCTTGAAAGGGAGCATGGACCTCGATTTGATAAAATCAGAGTTTCTTAAAGGGAATTATACAACCCTATCTATGGAGAAAAATATTCAAAATCTGTATGCATTTTCTTTGAAATGTGTAGAGAAGTTGAAGGAACAGCACAGATTAAATTCAATGGGAGTCTTGGCCAAAATAGAAGCTTACATTCTCGAACATTACAAGGAGAATATAAGCCTTAAGTCATTGGGGGAACAATTTTATATCAATAGTGCCTATCTGGGGCAGATTTTCAAAAAGCACTATAACTTATCATTCAATGATTATTTGAATCAATTACGTATCAGGAAGGCGGCAAAGTTACTGCGTAGAACAGATAAGAAGGTTTATGAAATAGCAGTTGCAGTCGGATATAGAGACTCGGATTATTTTATAAGCCGCTTTGAGAAAATGATGGGGGAGACCCCCCTGCAATATCGGAAAAAAACTATGCCTGTCGTTTCACTAACTCATGTGGAGAAAACCTAA
- a CDS encoding extracellular solute-binding protein, translating to MKKSLGRTTTLFILTCLVFTVVLAGCGSNLQSKTKDGKELKEFSAFFAVPGKLAPEDNRILKAIEEKTGVSVTMDWLTGQTAKERIGVLIAGGEYPDFIDGSDGTQQLVAAGALVPLDDYIDKYPNIKNYLGSDWKKMKNSKDGHIYFIPQFGNIQGKQMNVTHNGEAFWIQKAVLEWGGYPTIKTLDQYFDLIERYKAAHPTIDGQPTIGFEIISYDWRYFALENPPLFLAGYPNEGAAIVDKKTLTALNYNTIPEAKAYFKKINEVYHKGLVDKETFTANYDQYISKLSTGRVLGMVDQGWQFLDAEASLVKQKLSERTYVPLSITLSEEVKGRYQHNPILNVNGGLAITKSCDDVEGALQYINDLLDPEIEILRTWGQEGIDYQVDKNGVFYRNEEQRANAKDPDWVLANTGSPLVYFPHHEGMTAKGKNTMDPKEQPDEYIATLNEIDKKVLKAYGYKKFTDFLEPAEENEPWFPIYTYNFAPNAPETIAKQKMDDVKRKWLPKVIMTPPSEFDKAWEEYQSTLKQNVDIKAYEDALTKEVRRRVDLWG from the coding sequence TTGAAAAAGTCTCTTGGAAGAACTACCACGCTGTTTATTTTGACGTGCTTGGTATTTACAGTTGTGCTCGCCGGATGCGGATCCAATCTACAAAGCAAGACGAAAGATGGGAAGGAGCTTAAAGAATTTTCGGCATTTTTTGCCGTACCGGGAAAGCTTGCGCCTGAAGACAACCGTATTTTGAAAGCGATTGAAGAAAAGACGGGTGTAAGTGTCACTATGGATTGGCTTACCGGTCAAACCGCCAAAGAACGTATTGGTGTGCTTATTGCCGGCGGGGAATATCCTGACTTTATTGATGGCAGCGATGGGACACAGCAACTGGTAGCGGCAGGAGCATTGGTTCCATTAGACGATTACATTGACAAATACCCGAATATTAAAAATTATTTAGGTAGCGATTGGAAGAAAATGAAAAACTCAAAAGATGGACATATATATTTCATTCCGCAGTTCGGCAATATTCAAGGTAAGCAAATGAATGTTACTCATAATGGAGAGGCATTTTGGATACAAAAAGCAGTGCTGGAGTGGGGCGGTTATCCAACTATTAAAACTCTTGATCAGTATTTTGATTTGATTGAGCGTTATAAGGCCGCACATCCGACAATTGATGGTCAACCGACCATCGGATTTGAAATTATCTCCTATGACTGGCGTTACTTCGCTTTAGAAAATCCCCCGCTGTTCTTGGCAGGCTATCCAAATGAAGGTGCCGCAATTGTAGATAAAAAAACATTAACGGCATTAAATTATAATACGATACCAGAAGCCAAGGCATATTTTAAGAAAATAAATGAAGTTTACCATAAAGGATTAGTTGATAAAGAAACCTTTACTGCGAATTATGATCAGTATATTTCCAAATTGTCGACTGGACGCGTACTTGGTATGGTCGATCAAGGCTGGCAGTTTTTAGACGCTGAGGCATCGCTCGTAAAACAAAAATTATCTGAAAGAACGTACGTTCCTTTATCCATCACACTTTCAGAGGAAGTAAAAGGCCGTTATCAACACAATCCAATTCTGAACGTAAATGGAGGCCTGGCGATTACGAAAAGTTGTGATGACGTTGAAGGAGCTCTGCAATACATTAATGATCTGTTGGATCCTGAAATAGAAATCTTGAGAACTTGGGGACAAGAAGGAATTGATTACCAGGTTGATAAGAACGGCGTTTTCTATCGGAATGAAGAACAACGCGCAAATGCTAAAGACCCGGATTGGGTTCTGGCGAATACAGGAAGTCCTTTAGTTTATTTCCCGCATCATGAAGGCATGACCGCTAAAGGGAAAAATACGATGGATCCTAAGGAACAACCTGACGAGTACATTGCAACTTTAAACGAGATTGACAAAAAAGTATTGAAAGCTTACGGATATAAGAAATTCACGGATTTTCTTGAGCCTGCAGAAGAAAATGAACCATGGTTCCCTATCTATACTTATAATTTTGCACCGAACGCACCAGAAACGATAGCGAAACAAAAGATGGATGACGTGAAGAGAAAATGGCTTCCCAAGGTTATCATGACGCCACCGTCCGAATTTGACAAAGCATGGGAAGAGTATCAAAGCACTCTTAAGCAGAATGTGGATATTAAAGCCTACGAAGATGCGCTAACCAAGGAAGTTCGAAGACGTGTTGATTTGTGGGGATAA
- a CDS encoding ABC transporter permease subunit, translated as MRSSEIILDDKQEKSWLKYNLRRMRSQQQLLWMSIPFVIFICIFAYGPLWGWLMAFQNYKPGVSFFEQEWVGLDQFKMLFTDPDFLRVIRNTLAMSLICLILGFVGSIGLALLLNELKNVLFKRIVQTVSYLPHFLSWIIVTGIVADVLSTETGIVNVLLTKLHLISEPINFFADPKYFWGIVGFSSLWKEIGWGTIIYLAAMTSINPSLYEAASIDGAGRFRRMFSVTLPGIKSTITILLIINIGNILNAGFEVQYLLGNGLVQDVSETIDIFVLKYGINLGNYSFATAAGIFKSVISLVLIFMANGFAKSIGEERLI; from the coding sequence ATGCGATCCTCCGAAATAATACTTGATGACAAGCAAGAGAAAAGTTGGCTCAAATATAATCTGCGCAGAATGAGAAGTCAGCAGCAATTACTATGGATGTCAATTCCATTTGTTATTTTTATTTGTATTTTTGCTTATGGCCCGCTTTGGGGCTGGTTGATGGCATTTCAAAATTATAAGCCAGGTGTCAGTTTCTTCGAGCAAGAATGGGTTGGACTGGATCAGTTTAAAATGTTGTTTACAGATCCTGACTTCCTTCGCGTTATCCGCAATACATTGGCTATGAGCTTAATTTGCCTAATTCTTGGCTTTGTAGGCTCTATCGGGTTAGCTCTCCTACTAAACGAATTAAAGAATGTATTGTTCAAGCGTATTGTACAGACGGTATCTTACCTGCCGCACTTTCTTTCGTGGATTATTGTTACAGGCATTGTAGCCGACGTATTGTCGACCGAGACAGGAATTGTCAATGTTTTGTTGACCAAGCTTCATTTGATCAGTGAACCGATTAATTTTTTTGCGGATCCAAAATACTTTTGGGGTATAGTTGGATTTTCTAGTTTGTGGAAAGAAATCGGCTGGGGGACGATTATTTACTTGGCCGCAATGACATCTATTAATCCCAGCTTGTATGAAGCGGCATCTATTGATGGGGCTGGACGATTTAGAAGAATGTTCAGCGTGACTCTTCCCGGCATTAAATCAACGATTACTATTCTGCTTATAATCAACATTGGTAATATTTTAAACGCAGGGTTCGAGGTTCAATATCTGCTTGGCAACGGATTGGTACAGGATGTATCCGAGACGATTGATATTTTTGTATTGAAATACGGGATTAATTTAGGAAACTATTCTTTTGCCACGGCAGCCGGAATTTTCAAGAGTGTAATTAGTCTTGTGCTCATATTTATGGCCAACGGATTTGCAAAATCTATTGGCGAAGAACGCCTGATATGA
- a CDS encoding carbohydrate ABC transporter permease: protein MKVLLRKQTLGDITFSIINGLVMLLVVVATLYPFLNTIAVSFNNGIDTIRGGVYLWPREWTLQNYVSVFKNPHLGQAAFISVARTVIGTIIQLFCTAMLAYVLSRKEYMFNKFVTTLFVITMYFSGGLIPGYMLIKQLGLLNNFWVYIIPGLIGVFNMIVIRTFIQGLSEELIESAKIDGAGDFKIFFRIILPLSKPVLATIALFIAVGQWNSWFDSMLYAAGNRNLTTLQYELMKLLSSATSQGGSVNLDQYKNVTNLVTPVSIRAAITIVTAMPIVLLYPFLQKYFVTGFMIGGVKE from the coding sequence GTGAAAGTATTATTGAGAAAACAAACGCTCGGAGATATTACATTCTCGATTATTAACGGGCTTGTTATGCTATTGGTGGTGGTAGCCACATTATATCCGTTTCTTAATACCATCGCCGTATCTTTTAATAACGGGATCGATACAATTCGAGGGGGGGTTTATCTCTGGCCACGGGAATGGACGCTTCAGAACTATGTTTCGGTGTTCAAAAATCCGCATTTAGGACAAGCTGCGTTTATTTCCGTGGCAAGAACGGTCATTGGTACGATCATCCAATTGTTTTGTACTGCGATGCTTGCTTATGTTTTAAGCCGTAAGGAATACATGTTTAATAAATTTGTAACGACATTGTTTGTGATTACCATGTACTTCAGCGGCGGTCTTATTCCGGGGTATATGCTGATTAAGCAGTTGGGTCTGTTGAACAATTTCTGGGTATACATCATTCCCGGCCTGATTGGCGTGTTTAATATGATTGTGATTCGTACTTTTATCCAAGGGCTGTCAGAAGAATTAATTGAATCGGCGAAAATAGATGGAGCGGGAGATTTTAAAATATTTTTTCGCATCATATTGCCGTTATCCAAGCCAGTTCTGGCAACAATTGCTTTGTTTATCGCTGTGGGACAATGGAACTCCTGGTTTGATTCTATGTTGTATGCAGCCGGTAATCGAAATTTAACCACATTGCAATATGAGCTTATGAAATTATTGTCGTCTGCTACTTCTCAGGGTGGAAGCGTCAATTTGGACCAATATAAGAATGTAACCAATCTTGTTACGCCTGTATCTATTCGGGCTGCTATAACGATTGTTACGGCGATGCCAATAGTTTTGTTATATCCGTTCTTACAAAAATATTTTGTGACCGGATTTATGATTGGAGGAGTGAAAGAATGA
- a CDS encoding glycoside hydrolase family 43 protein, translated as MTTLKHNSVMYNNPIMPGFYPDPSVCRVGEDYYLVTSTFAYFPGVPIFHSRDLVNWKQIGNVLDRPSQLNLQGAGHSQGIFAPTIRYHEGIFYMITTNVTHGGNFVVTATNPAGPWSDPYFIQGAVGIDPTIFFDDDGQTYYLGTRPNSSGVRYDGNWEVWIQRLNIETMQLVGESFVLWKGAMVEVIWPEGPHLYKKDGYYYLMIAEGGTGPNHAVTIARSKKLTEGYVGNTNNPIITHRHLGKRYPVINVGHADLVQASDGQWFMVMLASRPYGGGYSNLGRETFLASVNWEDGWPVVNEGRGMLEEQDVMRLTPVPVEPQLRCDHFDSDKLALKWMFLRNPQTDLYSLTERKGYLRLKLKPQTFKDKDNLSFICLRQQHFNYTAAAAMEFKPRSIHESAGLVVIQNDMYHIRFECVILDGRQVLSVVTCINGQETNVAQADVDAQRLYLKMAARGQELSFYYSTDGDQYYLIAEQVDTSSLSTEVSGGFVGCCIGMFCTSNGTASDNAADFDWFEYGMY; from the coding sequence ATGACAACGCTTAAACACAATTCAGTTATGTATAATAATCCGATTATGCCTGGTTTCTATCCAGACCCCTCGGTATGCCGTGTTGGGGAAGATTATTATTTGGTGACATCGACATTTGCTTATTTCCCTGGTGTGCCGATTTTCCATAGCCGTGATCTTGTGAATTGGAAGCAGATTGGTAATGTACTTGACCGTCCTTCACAATTGAACTTACAGGGAGCAGGGCATTCACAGGGAATTTTTGCTCCAACCATACGTTATCATGAAGGTATTTTTTATATGATTACGACCAATGTAACGCATGGTGGAAATTTCGTTGTTACAGCAACCAATCCTGCTGGGCCATGGTCTGACCCTTATTTTATTCAAGGAGCGGTTGGTATTGATCCCACGATTTTCTTTGATGATGACGGGCAAACCTATTATTTGGGGACACGCCCTAACTCATCGGGAGTACGTTATGACGGCAATTGGGAAGTATGGATTCAGAGATTGAACATTGAGACCATGCAGCTTGTGGGTGAAAGCTTTGTACTTTGGAAAGGCGCCATGGTAGAAGTGATTTGGCCTGAAGGACCGCATTTGTATAAGAAAGATGGCTACTATTATTTAATGATCGCAGAAGGAGGAACAGGGCCGAATCACGCGGTGACAATTGCACGTAGCAAGAAGCTGACAGAAGGTTATGTTGGGAATACGAATAACCCGATTATCACTCATCGTCATCTGGGCAAGCGCTATCCGGTTATTAATGTGGGGCATGCGGATTTGGTGCAGGCTTCGGATGGTCAATGGTTTATGGTGATGCTCGCTTCACGTCCTTATGGAGGCGGCTATAGTAATTTGGGGCGGGAGACGTTCCTTGCTTCAGTGAATTGGGAGGATGGATGGCCTGTAGTCAATGAGGGCCGAGGAATGCTGGAGGAGCAGGACGTCATGAGGTTGACACCGGTCCCGGTGGAGCCGCAATTGCGCTGTGATCATTTTGACAGTGATAAGCTGGCACTTAAATGGATGTTCTTAAGGAATCCGCAAACGGATTTGTATTCTTTGACTGAACGTAAAGGATATTTGCGGCTAAAGCTAAAGCCTCAAACGTTTAAGGATAAAGATAATCTCAGCTTTATCTGTTTGCGCCAGCAGCATTTTAATTATACGGCCGCGGCTGCGATGGAGTTTAAGCCGCGTAGTATCCATGAATCTGCAGGTTTGGTTGTCATTCAAAATGATATGTATCATATCCGATTTGAGTGCGTGATACTTGATGGTCGGCAAGTATTGAGTGTTGTGACCTGCATAAATGGCCAGGAGACGAACGTTGCGCAGGCAGATGTTGATGCTCAGCGGTTGTATTTAAAAATGGCTGCGAGGGGGCAGGAGCTTAGCTTCTATTACAGTACCGACGGAGATCAATATTATTTGATAGCAGAACAGGTGGATACGAGCAGTTTGAGTACCGAGGTTTCGGGCGGATTTGTTGGCTGCTGCATTGGAATGTTTTGCACGAGTAACGGTACAGCCTCTGACAATGCGGCTGATTTTGATTGGTTTGAATATGGCATGTACTAG
- a CDS encoding methyl-accepting chemotaxis protein: MKNFAGKPWDVRRMLSNNFKTKLMVAFIAFLIIPSMIVGALSFVSASKEIRNQIEYSAEQAIVRTNYVIDSAVSPKVHDAEYFAERLKGNRVETEEKAAELEGFFKQYIILHPETESIYYGSKDGKFTTYPQKQLPDNYDPRVRPWYEEAMKEQAKTVISSPYLSSSSKQMTVSVSRATTDGSGVIGIDLKISGIKETLNNIKVGHEGYAILLDSNRTYIVHPTKAPGTQIADIESRMYESDAGEYEYQYEGQSKYMNYATNKLTGWKIGGTLYLSEVDEAARPILISTLLTVVGCLVVGIIIVYFLIRSIIKPILKLKEQAVNVSAGDLTQDIQVKSEDEIGQLGLAFRNMQNNLRSVIQNVGDSAGHVARSSSELTVSAEQTSAASEQVSQAVQEIASGAEKQTTGLENNSVALDEIAQGVTQIAERSILVADLARRSSLQAEEGRKSVEQTGEQMNSIHHSVEQSNRMIQALQVRSQEIGEITKVIGELSNQTNLLALNAAIEAARAGDHGKGFAIVADEVRKLAEQSQASATQIATLIAEIQHETETTVQTMNRVTTEVQDGLQISKATIVKLGYAMEGIRETTPQVEEVAAIAQQISASVQEIAATANELATIATGNAATSEEVTASSQEQLASMEEISASAQLLSTMAAELRSMISRFKY; the protein is encoded by the coding sequence ATGAAGAATTTTGCAGGAAAACCATGGGATGTAAGAAGGATGCTCAGCAATAATTTTAAAACGAAGCTGATGGTCGCTTTTATTGCTTTTTTGATCATACCATCTATGATTGTTGGGGCTTTGTCGTTTGTGAGCGCCAGCAAGGAGATTCGAAACCAGATTGAGTATAGCGCCGAGCAGGCCATTGTCCGCACTAATTATGTTATTGACAGTGCTGTTTCACCTAAGGTACACGACGCAGAATATTTTGCTGAGAGGCTAAAAGGCAATCGAGTAGAGACAGAGGAAAAGGCAGCAGAGCTGGAGGGATTTTTCAAGCAATATATTATACTCCATCCTGAAACAGAATCCATTTATTATGGTTCAAAGGATGGTAAATTTACAACCTATCCACAGAAGCAATTACCCGATAACTATGACCCTCGAGTTAGACCTTGGTATGAGGAAGCCATGAAGGAACAAGCAAAAACAGTGATTAGTTCGCCCTATCTCTCCTCTTCCTCCAAGCAAATGACAGTCTCAGTGTCCAGAGCCACGACGGATGGGTCGGGTGTTATTGGCATTGATCTGAAGATTAGCGGTATTAAGGAGACGCTGAACAATATTAAAGTAGGCCATGAGGGTTATGCCATATTGCTGGACAGCAATCGTACTTACATTGTTCATCCGACGAAGGCACCAGGCACCCAAATAGCAGATATTGAATCACGCATGTATGAGAGCGACGCTGGTGAATACGAGTATCAGTATGAAGGTCAGTCCAAATATATGAACTATGCGACCAATAAGCTGACAGGCTGGAAAATAGGTGGAACGCTGTATTTATCTGAAGTGGATGAAGCAGCACGACCCATTTTGATCAGCACCTTGCTTACGGTCGTCGGGTGTCTTGTGGTGGGGATAATCATTGTTTATTTCCTGATCCGTTCCATCATTAAACCTATTTTAAAATTGAAGGAACAAGCGGTTAATGTGAGCGCAGGGGATCTGACGCAGGACATTCAAGTGAAAAGTGAAGATGAGATTGGACAATTGGGACTGGCTTTCCGAAACATGCAGAATAACTTGCGATCTGTCATTCAGAACGTAGGAGATAGTGCAGGTCATGTCGCCCGATCCTCAAGCGAGCTAACAGTAAGCGCAGAACAAACCAGTGCTGCAAGTGAGCAGGTATCTCAGGCTGTACAGGAAATTGCCAGCGGAGCGGAGAAGCAGACTACAGGCCTGGAAAATAACTCAGTAGCCCTTGATGAAATTGCACAGGGGGTCACACAAATTGCGGAACGCTCAATCTTGGTAGCCGATTTGGCCAGACGATCCTCTTTACAAGCAGAGGAAGGACGGAAATCCGTTGAGCAAACAGGCGAACAAATGAATTCGATTCACCATTCGGTAGAGCAATCCAACCGAATGATTCAAGCCTTGCAAGTCCGCTCTCAGGAAATCGGTGAAATTACCAAGGTTATTGGTGAACTATCCAATCAGACGAATCTGCTGGCCTTGAATGCAGCGATTGAGGCGGCCAGAGCAGGGGATCATGGCAAGGGCTTTGCCATCGTTGCTGATGAGGTGCGCAAGCTGGCAGAGCAATCGCAGGCATCTGCAACACAGATAGCCACATTGATTGCCGAAATTCAGCATGAAACGGAAACCACGGTTCAGACGATGAACCGTGTTACGACTGAGGTTCAGGATGGGCTGCAGATTTCCAAAGCAACCATTGTCAAGCTGGGATACGCGATGGAAGGCATTCGGGAGACCACACCTCAGGTAGAGGAGGTCGCTGCGATTGCACAACAGATATCAGCGAGTGTACAAGAGATTGCAGCGACAGCCAATGAACTGGCGACAATTGCAACCGGTAATGCTGCTACATCTGAGGAAGTCACCGCTTCCTCGCAAGAGCAGCTGGCTTCCATGGAGGAGATATCAGCCTCTGCTCAACTGCTATCAACAATGGCTGCTGAGTTGAGGTCTATGATTAGTCGTTTCAAGTATTAA